In a single window of the Gossypium hirsutum isolate 1008001.06 chromosome A13, Gossypium_hirsutum_v2.1, whole genome shotgun sequence genome:
- the LOC121212306 gene encoding probable protein phosphatase 2C 10, with product MTTDHEPIIEQGNIENIGGFVSNMSRLLLLPISRAFDDKSLKSHLRSDPDIQWTNIDNNTDILILASDGLWKVMSNQETIDIAKKFKDPQKASKQLIAEAVKRDSKDDISCVVVIFEG from the exons ATGACAACAGATCATGAACCCATCATTGAACAAGGCAACATTGAGAACATAGGTGGATTCGTCTCAAATATGTCACGTCTTCTATTGCTTCCAA TTTCACGTGCTTTCGATGACAAGAGCCTTAAATCGCATCTACGATCAGATCCCGACATTCAATGGACCAACATAGATAACAATACAGATATTTTAATTCTTGCAAGTGATGGCCTTTGGAAG GTGATGAGTAACCAAGAGACTATTGATATTGCAAAAAAGTTTAAAGACCCACAAAAGGCTTCGAAACAACTAATTGCAGAAGCGGTTAAAAGAGACAGTAAAGATGACATATCTTGTGTTGTCGTTATATTTGAAGGATAG
- the LOC107894839 gene encoding E3 ubiquitin-protein ligase RHA2A, with translation MFCYIALIINYFKLAWNLLLNHSMFPNIYNMQSYPPVAAAIVVQQQLGVVRHTRGDDQEEVACAVCLCKIEEDDEMRELRCNHLFHKECLDRWVGVSYGFSSTCPICRTSLTPAKLVAGVEILVFNCFSFDSRHLRHNWWLR, from the coding sequence ATGTTCTGTTACATTGCTTTGATCATAAACTATTTCAAGTTGGCCTGGAATTTGTTGCTTAACCATTCCATGTTCCCCAACATCTACAACATGCAGTCATATCCACCAGTTGCTGCCGCCATTGTTGTTCAGCAACAGCTTGGTGTCGTCCGACACACCCGGGGCGACGACCAAGAGGAAGTTGCTTGTGCAGTTTGCCTATGCAAAATCGAAGAAGATGATGAGATGAGAGAGTTGAGATGCAATCATCTGTTTCATAAGGAATGCTTGGATAGATGGGTTGGAGTTAGTTATGGCTTTTCATCCACTTGTCCCATTTGTCGCACTTCATTAACTCCTGCTAAACTAGTTGCCGGTGTTGAAATTCTGGTGTTTAACTGTTTCAGTTTCGACTCCCGCCACCTCCGTCATAACTGGTGGCTCCGCTAA